The DNA sequence TTTCACAATATTTTGTTTGATGTGTTAAAGGACAGAAAGGAAACAAACTGTTCATAACGTTCTTTTAACTCTGACTGCTACATGTTGCAATTTTAATTGTGTATTTCAGGTGTTTAATATTTCAGATAGGGAGAATCCATAAAATCTCCAGTTTTTTCCAGTCGACAATGTGTGGCATAAGCAAACCAGTATGTTGCGTGGCATATAGCTGTTCTTAGAATGGATAGAGGGCTGACAGTGATGAGATGATCAATAGCTGCTGAGCTTGTACGAGAATTGAAATATAACATTCTTTCTAGGCAGAGTTTACAGCTATGCGGGACCAGTACATGAGGGCAGGTGAGGGATTTATCATCTGTTATTCAATTACGGACCGACGCAGTTTTCATGAAGTGCGCGAGTTCAAACAGCTCATCTACCGTGTTCGGCGCACTGATGACACTCCTGTGGTTCTTGTGGGGAACAAATCTGATCTGACACTGCTCCGACAGGTAAACTATCCAAAGGAGTTCAGAAGGTGTATAtcttaaaactagggctgtcaagtgattaaaaatattaattgtgattaatcacgctgttaaataatactagaataccatttattttaatatttttggatgttttctacattttcaaatatattgatttcagttacaacacagaatacgaagtgcacagtgctcactttatattttttattacaagtatttgtactgtgaaaaaacaaaagaaatagtatttttcaattcacctaatataagtattgttgtgcaatctctttttatcgtgaaagttgaacttacaaatgtagaattatgtacaaaaaactgcattcaaaaataaaacaatgtaaaattttagagcctgcaagtccactcagtcctacttcttgttcagccaattactcagacaagcaagtttgtttacatttgcgggagataatgctgccgcttcttgtttacaatgtcaccaaaagtgagaacaggcgttcgcatggcactgttgtagctggcctcgcaagatatttacgtgccagatgtgctaaagattcatacgtcccttcatgcttcaaccactattccaggggacatgcatccatgctgatgatgggttctgcttgataacagtccaaagcactGCGGACCGATGCACgtttattttcattatctgaatcagatgccagcagcagagggttgattttcttttttggtggttcaggttctgtagtttccacttcggagtgctgctcttttaagacttctgaaagcacgctccatacctcatccctctcagattttggaaggcacttccgattcttaaaccttgggtcgaatgctgtaactatctttaaaaatctcacattgataccttctttgcgttttgtcagatctgcggtgaaagtgttcttaaaacgaacaatgtgctgggtcatcatctgagactgctataacatgaaatatatggcagaatgcaagtaaaacagagccgggGACttacaattttcccccaaggagttcagtca is a window from the Malaclemys terrapin pileata isolate rMalTer1 chromosome 21, rMalTer1.hap1, whole genome shotgun sequence genome containing:
- the RIT1 gene encoding GTP-binding protein Rit1 isoform X2 yields the protein MDSGARQGGGALGQSREYKLVMLGAGGVGKSAMTMQFISHRFPEDHDPTIEDAYKIRIRIDDEPANLDILDTAGQAEFTAMRDQYMRAGEGFIICYSITDRRSFHEVREFKQLIYRVRRTDDTPVVLVGNKSDLTLLRQICGESVLKTNNVLGHHLRLL